The following are encoded together in the Dysgonomonadaceae bacterium PH5-43 genome:
- a CDS encoding L-asparaginase (product_source=KO:K01424; cath_funfam=3.40.50.1170,3.40.50.40; cog=COG0252; ko=KO:K01424; pfam=PF00710,PF17763; smart=SM00870; superfamily=53774; tigrfam=TIGR00519) → MLDLNASVLLIYTGGTIGMIEDDNTGALKSFDFNNLKEYVPELNRLKFKIDVVQFERPIDSSDMNPEKWKDLVSILENNYNSYDGFVILHGTDTMAYSASALSFMLKNLDKPVILTGSQLPIGKIRTDGKENLITALEIAVDKDEDGKAIVPEVCIFFQNMLMRGNRTTKINAANFKAFNSFNYPILAEAGTNIRYKHDLILKPLPDTKPQFHYWLNSNVTIIKIFPGISPDTLKALISIPNLKGVVMETYGAGNAPTEKWFLDIIEEGVNNGIVIVNITQCASGSVVMERYHAGRTLLDIGVLSGYDMTTEAAVTKLMFLFGHGLVREEVKEHLKKSLAGEITL, encoded by the coding sequence ATGTTGGATTTGAACGCGTCTGTGTTGCTAATATATACTGGTGGAACTATTGGAATGATAGAAGATGATAACACTGGAGCTCTTAAATCGTTCGACTTTAACAATCTTAAAGAGTATGTTCCTGAGTTGAATAGACTTAAATTTAAGATAGACGTTGTTCAGTTTGAGCGACCAATAGACTCATCGGATATGAATCCTGAGAAGTGGAAAGACTTGGTGAGTATCCTCGAAAATAATTACAATAGTTACGATGGATTTGTTATCCTTCACGGAACGGATACTATGGCTTATTCGGCATCTGCCTTAAGTTTTATGTTGAAAAATCTTGATAAGCCAGTTATACTTACAGGCTCACAACTTCCAATAGGTAAAATACGAACAGATGGGAAAGAAAATCTTATAACAGCTTTAGAAATAGCGGTTGATAAAGATGAAGATGGGAAAGCCATAGTACCTGAAGTATGTATTTTCTTTCAGAATATGCTTATGAGAGGTAACCGTACTACAAAGATTAATGCTGCAAACTTCAAAGCGTTTAACTCTTTTAATTATCCAATACTGGCAGAGGCAGGAACTAATATTAGATACAAACACGATCTTATATTGAAGCCTTTACCAGATACTAAGCCTCAATTTCATTACTGGTTAAACTCTAACGTTACGATTATAAAGATATTTCCAGGTATTTCACCAGATACCTTAAAGGCTCTTATTTCTATCCCTAATCTTAAAGGTGTAGTTATGGAAACTTACGGTGCCGGTAATGCTCCTACAGAGAAATGGTTTCTTGATATTATTGAAGAGGGAGTTAATAACGGTATAGTAATAGTAAATATTACCCAATGTGCTTCAGGGTCGGTAGTGATGGAACGCTATCACGCAGGCAGAACACTTTTAGATATAGGTGTTCTTTCGGGATATGATATGACTACCGAAGCGGCTGTAACCAAACTTATGTTTCTTTTCGGGCACGGCTTAGTGAGAGAAGAAGTTAAAGAACATCTTAAAAAATCTTTAGCGGGCGAGATTACTCTTTAA
- a CDS encoding hypothetical protein (product_source=Hypo-rule applied; cleavage_site_network=SignalP-noTM; pfam=PF18998,PF20009; superfamily=49384,50370) produces the protein MKIKVYLLTLVCLLFAANTSVKADESLPFKTTTNLAEATWYKITSFSGYVVGLNDNLSLSLTSASSEVTDDLQWCFVGDNDTNGFTIYNKSNTNLIVGLNGEIPTLKADDGTRWYMRELNNATKGVMYAISLFEYRDNASAYKNWNNHGGSGQSVQFWAGGASNNHSLWTFEKYVPKEFLPVTINKDNSWYRIKAYSGYYAIAKEDGSLGFSTKEENDYQLWSFRGDRNDTGLTVYNKGLEGKTLDVSNDIPVFTEDNNTKWYLRKVENADNGTMYSICPIEYKDNATANKHWNNKGQTNTEIQLYAGANSNKHSHWWFEEYRSPYNSKLQVYRLPCGSRISGNAAFLRSATIEGEAVVEPLMYETEIAPSSYYLLHTNTKPIVERGKSFELVLTGNQDDTKKDFSATNAYIYCDWDRDGTFEYALPVHTEALNIRQAITVPEDTDLGKMRIRVRYTEKDITLSGAEDDVWGMTYDFVFKVVEPKNEGRIVTVASNENKRGTVELIGETNSNGNFDYGTSVTVKATIKGNSTFRYWKQGNIIVSTNEEYTFDVKHDTNLIAYFTPNTTSEAGIKNIENLSYRFLETNGTLSFYFEEDAVLMEVYSLSGGLMLKSFNNQVSTRSLPTDTYIVTAYTANHIISTKTILNYNK, from the coding sequence ATGAAAATCAAAGTGTATTTACTAACACTGGTATGTTTGCTTTTCGCAGCAAACACATCTGTTAAGGCAGATGAGTCTTTACCTTTTAAGACTACCACTAATCTTGCTGAGGCGACTTGGTATAAGATTACTTCTTTCTCGGGATATGTTGTAGGTCTTAATGACAATCTTTCCCTTAGTTTAACCTCTGCATCTTCTGAAGTTACAGACGATTTGCAATGGTGCTTCGTTGGCGATAACGACACTAATGGTTTTACTATCTACAATAAATCTAACACAAATCTTATTGTTGGCTTAAATGGAGAAATTCCGACACTAAAAGCAGACGACGGCACTCGCTGGTATATGCGAGAACTCAACAATGCTACAAAAGGTGTGATGTATGCCATAAGCTTGTTTGAATATCGTGATAATGCTTCGGCTTATAAAAACTGGAACAACCACGGAGGTTCTGGTCAGTCTGTTCAGTTTTGGGCTGGAGGAGCATCTAACAACCACTCTCTTTGGACATTCGAGAAATATGTTCCTAAAGAATTTCTACCTGTAACAATTAACAAAGACAATAGCTGGTATAGAATTAAAGCCTACTCTGGTTATTATGCTATTGCTAAAGAAGATGGTTCTCTTGGTTTTTCTACTAAAGAAGAAAACGATTATCAACTTTGGTCATTCAGAGGAGACAGAAACGACACTGGACTTACTGTTTACAACAAAGGTTTAGAAGGAAAAACTTTAGACGTAAGCAATGATATACCTGTATTTACTGAAGACAACAATACTAAATGGTATCTTCGTAAGGTAGAAAATGCCGACAATGGTACTATGTACTCAATTTGCCCTATTGAATATAAAGATAATGCTACTGCAAACAAGCATTGGAATAATAAAGGACAAACAAATACAGAAATTCAACTTTATGCTGGAGCTAACTCTAACAAACATTCCCATTGGTGGTTCGAAGAATATCGCTCGCCTTACAACAGTAAGCTACAGGTTTACAGATTACCTTGCGGTTCTCGCATTTCAGGAAATGCTGCTTTCTTAAGAAGCGCAACCATTGAAGGCGAAGCTGTAGTTGAGCCTTTAATGTACGAAACAGAAATTGCTCCTTCTTCTTACTATCTGTTACACACCAACACTAAGCCTATTGTTGAAAGAGGTAAATCTTTCGAGCTTGTTCTTACCGGTAATCAAGACGACACTAAAAAAGATTTTTCGGCAACTAATGCTTATATTTATTGCGATTGGGATAGAGATGGAACCTTCGAGTATGCTTTACCTGTTCATACCGAAGCATTAAATATTCGCCAAGCCATAACCGTGCCTGAAGATACTGATTTAGGAAAGATGCGCATAAGAGTTCGTTACACAGAGAAAGACATTACCCTATCGGGGGCAGAAGATGATGTTTGGGGAATGACTTACGATTTTGTTTTCAAAGTTGTAGAACCTAAAAACGAAGGTCGCATAGTTACTGTCGCAAGCAACGAAAACAAGAGAGGAACTGTTGAACTTATTGGCGAAACAAACTCTAACGGTAATTTCGATTATGGAACATCAGTAACTGTTAAGGCTACAATAAAAGGTAATAGTACTTTCCGCTATTGGAAACAAGGTAATATTATAGTATCTACCAACGAAGAGTACACTTTCGATGTTAAACACGACACTAATCTTATTGCTTATTTCACTCCTAACACTACTTCTGAGGCAGGAATTAAAAACATAGAAAACTTATCTTACCGTTTTTTAGAAACTAACGGAACTTTATCTTTCTATTTTGAAGAAGACGCTGTGTTAATGGAAGTGTATTCTTTAAGCGGAGGTTTAATGCTTAAATCTTTTAACAATCAGGTTTCGACAAGAAGTTTACCTACCGACACCTATATAGTAACTGCATATACTGCAAATCACATTATTTCTACAAAAACAATATTAAATTACAACAAATAA
- a CDS encoding arylsulfatase A-like enzyme (product_source=COG3119; cath_funfam=3.40.720.10; cleavage_site_network=SignalP-noTM; cog=COG3119; pfam=PF00884; superfamily=53649) — MKYNKKLAATLSGALLASAGAVAQTENPNIVFILCDDLGYADLGCFGQQYISTPNLDRMAENGMKFTQHYSGSPVSAPSRASLLTGQHTGHTKIRDNKEYWSGQVTYGVNKDYAVAGQEPLDVNRLTITQMLKSAGYNTGLFGKWGLGYEGSVATPKKMGFDEFYGYICQFQAHLYYPNFINRNEERETLEENIKYPMYGVDYKKRTQYTPDLIHNEAIKFLEKQTKDTPFFAFLTYTLPHAELAQPNDSILQAYNGNFCTEKSYAGSEGSRYNPTDIAHAQFAAMVTRLDTYVGEVLNLLEEKGIAENTLVFFTSDNGPHTEGGADPDFFNTDEMLRGYKRALTEGGVRVPMIAQWKGTIEAGTESNHVSAFWDYMPTFAELTGTNLNVETDGISILPTLLGKSEQAKHDHLYWEFYGRAVRKDNWKLIRTGGNTYQLYDLATDLHEDNNLASQYPEIVKELDKIIEKEHTASSLFNFK, encoded by the coding sequence ATGAAATATAATAAGAAACTAGCAGCCACTCTCTCTGGTGCATTACTTGCTTCAGCAGGAGCTGTAGCTCAAACAGAGAACCCCAACATAGTATTCATACTTTGCGACGACTTAGGTTATGCCGATTTGGGTTGTTTCGGTCAACAATACATAAGTACGCCAAACTTAGACCGTATGGCTGAAAACGGTATGAAGTTTACTCAGCATTATTCTGGTAGTCCGGTTAGTGCGCCTTCTCGCGCGTCGTTACTTACAGGGCAACACACAGGGCATACTAAAATCCGCGACAATAAAGAATATTGGTCAGGTCAGGTAACTTACGGTGTTAATAAAGATTATGCCGTTGCAGGACAAGAACCTTTAGATGTAAACCGACTTACAATTACTCAAATGCTAAAAAGTGCAGGTTACAACACAGGACTATTTGGCAAATGGGGCTTAGGTTATGAAGGATCTGTTGCTACTCCTAAAAAAATGGGTTTTGACGAATTCTATGGATATATATGTCAGTTTCAAGCTCACCTTTATTATCCTAACTTCATAAACAGAAACGAAGAGCGCGAAACATTAGAAGAAAACATAAAATATCCTATGTATGGTGTAGATTACAAAAAGCGGACACAATACACTCCCGACCTTATACACAACGAGGCTATTAAGTTTTTAGAAAAACAAACTAAAGACACGCCGTTCTTCGCTTTTCTTACTTATACCTTACCACACGCCGAACTTGCACAACCAAACGATTCTATATTGCAGGCTTACAACGGTAATTTCTGCACAGAAAAATCTTACGCAGGCTCAGAAGGTTCGCGCTACAACCCTACCGATATAGCACACGCTCAATTTGCTGCTATGGTAACTCGCTTAGATACTTATGTTGGTGAAGTACTTAATCTCCTTGAAGAAAAAGGAATAGCTGAAAACACTCTTGTATTCTTCACGAGCGACAATGGACCTCACACAGAGGGCGGTGCCGACCCCGATTTCTTTAACACCGACGAGATGCTAAGAGGATACAAACGTGCGCTAACCGAAGGAGGAGTACGTGTTCCTATGATTGCGCAATGGAAGGGAACTATTGAGGCTGGAACTGAAAGCAATCACGTTTCTGCTTTTTGGGACTATATGCCTACTTTTGCAGAACTTACTGGCACTAATCTGAATGTTGAAACCGATGGTATTTCAATACTTCCTACGTTATTAGGCAAAAGTGAACAAGCTAAACACGACCATCTTTATTGGGAGTTTTACGGTCGTGCTGTAAGAAAAGACAACTGGAAACTTATTCGCACAGGAGGTAACACTTATCAGCTCTATGATTTAGCAACCGATTTGCACGAAGATAATAATTTAGCTTCTCAATATCCAGAAATAGTTAAAGAGTTAGATAAAATAATTGAAAAAGAACATACAGCTTCTTCTCTTTTCAATTTCAAGTAA
- a CDS encoding putative nuclease of restriction endonuclease-like (RecB) superfamily (product_source=COG4804; cath_funfam=1.10.8.270; cog=COG4804; pfam=PF06250,PF17761) — protein sequence MTKENQPSKETPTPDFLDWLTAIKSKIRRARNKLVFSINSQVLELYWELGRDIAEKQQNSDWGSGFIEQIAKELKRDFPEIKGFSRRNLYAILQWYKFYSDKYQFVPQAVAQIPWGHNRLIITKIKDIEEAEFYCKETIRNAWDRDTLEVQIDNKYYLTLGSSTHNFSNTLPVKQSELAMQTLKDPYNFDFLGLENDALEKAIEDELVKNITNFLLELGKGFAFLGRQYKIEIGENDHFLDMLFYHVELKCYIVIELKAGKFIPEYAGKLNYYLSAVDSQLRKQDDNPTIGILLCKKKNKIDVEYALRDINKPMGISEYMLTNAIPDDIKPQLPSVEELEQELERQQFSLKE from the coding sequence ATGACCAAAGAAAATCAACCTTCAAAAGAAACACCAACTCCTGATTTTTTAGATTGGCTAACAGCTATAAAGAGTAAAATTCGTAGAGCAAGGAATAAATTAGTTTTTTCCATAAACTCACAAGTGCTTGAGTTGTATTGGGAACTTGGTAGAGATATTGCCGAAAAACAACAAAATTCGGATTGGGGAAGTGGTTTTATTGAGCAAATAGCCAAAGAGTTGAAGCGAGATTTTCCTGAAATAAAGGGTTTTTCACGACGAAACCTATATGCAATACTACAATGGTATAAATTTTATTCTGATAAATACCAATTTGTGCCACAAGCTGTGGCACAAATTCCTTGGGGGCATAACAGACTTATAATTACAAAAATAAAAGACATAGAAGAGGCTGAGTTTTATTGCAAAGAAACCATTCGTAACGCTTGGGATAGAGATACTTTAGAAGTTCAGATTGACAATAAATATTATTTGACTTTGGGAAGTTCTACGCATAATTTCAGTAACACCTTACCTGTAAAACAATCTGAACTTGCAATGCAAACTTTGAAAGACCCTTACAATTTTGACTTTCTTGGTTTGGAGAATGACGCATTAGAAAAAGCAATTGAAGACGAACTTGTTAAAAATATTACTAATTTTTTATTGGAATTGGGTAAGGGATTTGCTTTTCTCGGTCGACAATATAAAATTGAAATAGGAGAAAATGATCATTTTCTTGATATGCTTTTTTATCACGTAGAGTTGAAATGTTATATTGTTATAGAGTTAAAGGCGGGAAAGTTTATTCCAGAGTATGCAGGAAAACTTAATTATTATTTATCGGCAGTTGATAGTCAGCTACGAAAACAAGATGATAATCCTACTATTGGGATACTTTTATGTAAAAAGAAAAACAAAATAGACGTGGAATATGCTTTGCGAGATATTAATAAGCCAATGGGTATAAGTGAATATATGTTAACCAATGCAATTCCAGACGATATAAAGCCTCAATTACCATCGGTAGAGGAACTTGAACAAGAATTAGAAAGGCAACAATTTAGTTTGAAAGAATAA
- a CDS encoding glutamyl-tRNA synthetase (product_source=KO:K01885; cath_funfam=1.10.10.350,1.10.8.70,3.40.50.620; cog=COG0008; ko=KO:K01885; pfam=PF00749,PF19269; superfamily=48163,52374; tigrfam=TIGR00464), whose translation MTDKTIRVRFAPSPTGPLHIGGVRTALYNYLFAKQHKGDFVLRIEDTDSQRFVEGAEEYIINAFEWLGVNFDEGPHKGGNYGPYRQSERRSIYKQYVDYLLEKDLAYIAFDTPEELDAKRTEIANFQYDASTRSLMRNSLTLPANEVQTLINEGKQYVVRIKIEPNQTIVVNDLIRGEVTVNSSILDDKVLYKSADQLPTYHLANIVDDHLMEITHVIRGEEWLPSAPLHVTLYKYFGWEDTMPQFAHLPLLLKPEGNGKLSKRDGDRLGFPVFPLEWKDPKSGDISSGYRESGYLPEAVINFLSLLGWNPGDDREMLSMADLIEAFSLEKCSKSGAKFDYKKGEWFNHQYIQLKSNEEIAELFVPFLQEQGIDADFATVVKIVGLVKERVNFVKELWGQSSFFFVAPTTYDEKTVKKRWKEDTPAQLTELISILEPITDFSAEVTEEIVKAWIASKEYHLGNIMNAFRLALVGESKGPHIFNITEILGKEETISRLQKAINTL comes from the coding sequence ATGACTGATAAAACAATAAGAGTTAGGTTCGCACCCAGTCCAACAGGACCTTTACATATCGGTGGAGTAAGAACCGCTTTGTACAATTATCTATTTGCTAAACAGCACAAAGGCGACTTTGTTTTGAGAATTGAAGATACAGATTCGCAACGTTTTGTTGAAGGTGCTGAAGAGTATATAATAAATGCCTTTGAATGGTTGGGCGTAAACTTCGACGAAGGTCCTCACAAAGGAGGAAATTATGGTCCATACCGTCAGTCGGAAAGAAGAAGTATCTACAAACAATATGTAGACTACCTATTAGAAAAAGATTTGGCTTATATTGCTTTCGATACTCCAGAAGAATTAGATGCTAAACGAACTGAGATTGCAAACTTTCAATACGATGCTTCTACTCGTTCGTTAATGCGAAACTCTTTAACTCTGCCTGCAAATGAAGTGCAAACTCTGATAAATGAAGGCAAACAATACGTTGTAAGAATAAAGATAGAGCCGAATCAGACTATTGTAGTAAATGATTTGATAAGAGGCGAAGTAACAGTTAACTCTTCTATCCTTGACGATAAAGTTTTATACAAATCGGCAGACCAGCTTCCGACCTATCATTTAGCAAACATTGTAGATGATCATTTAATGGAAATAACACACGTTATACGTGGCGAAGAGTGGTTGCCGTCGGCTCCTCTTCACGTTACTCTTTATAAGTATTTCGGTTGGGAAGATACAATGCCTCAGTTTGCTCACCTTCCTTTATTATTAAAGCCTGAGGGTAATGGTAAGCTAAGTAAAAGAGATGGAGACAGACTTGGTTTCCCTGTGTTCCCATTAGAATGGAAAGACCCAAAGTCGGGCGACATATCTTCGGGATACAGAGAATCGGGTTATTTGCCAGAAGCAGTTATTAATTTTCTATCGTTATTGGGTTGGAATCCTGGCGACGACAGAGAAATGCTTTCAATGGCAGACCTAATTGAAGCCTTCTCTTTAGAAAAATGTAGTAAAAGTGGGGCTAAATTTGATTATAAAAAGGGAGAATGGTTTAATCACCAATATATACAATTAAAATCTAACGAAGAAATAGCCGAACTATTTGTTCCTTTCTTACAAGAACAAGGGATAGATGCCGATTTTGCAACTGTTGTTAAAATTGTAGGTTTGGTAAAAGAGAGAGTAAACTTTGTAAAAGAACTTTGGGGTCAGTCGTCATTCTTTTTTGTAGCACCAACAACTTACGACGAAAAGACTGTAAAGAAACGTTGGAAAGAAGATACTCCAGCGCAACTAACCGAACTTATCTCTATTTTAGAGCCAATAACAGATTTCTCGGCAGAAGTGACAGAAGAAATTGTTAAAGCTTGGATTGCTTCTAAGGAGTATCATTTAGGAAATATAATGAATGCTTTTAGATTGGCTTTAGTAGGGGAGTCTAAGGGTCCGCATATTTTTAATATCACAGAGATATTAGGGAAAGAAGAAACAATAAGCAGACTACAAAAGGCTATAAATACATTATAA
- a CDS encoding putative nucleotidyltransferase with HDIG domain (product_source=TIGR00277; cath_funfam=1.10.3210.10,1.20.120.630; cog=COG1480; ko=KO:K07037; pfam=PF01966,PF07697,PF07698; smart=SM00471; superfamily=109604; tigrfam=TIGR00277; transmembrane_helix_parts=Inside_1_6,TMhelix_7_26,Outside_27_251,TMhelix_252_274,Inside_275_286,TMhelix_287_305,Outside_306_308,TMhelix_309_328,Inside_329_334,TMhelix_335_357,Outside_358_376,TMhelix_377_396,Inside_397_408,TMhelix_409_431,Outside_432_674), translating to MNNKRFNIPAYIYFIVATIIIIAAFPREGKFRYSFTEGKPWQYGLLTAPFDFPIYKSPDQLKAEQDSVLKNFSPYFTWDKKVYDTNLKSFKENILTQENISYRRYIESAFQEIYSRGIISNADIEFLKENNYHILRVREDDNKTTPYSVDDIFTLKSAYSYITENVPEHLDVNILRSMNLNNYIQENIKYNEELSDMVKEDDLQKISPSSGMVQSEEKIVDRGEIINTTTYNILRSLRQIYDKQENPIQKQVGLIGGISILVIGFMACYLLYLISFRKKIYENKKDVVFLLSMLFLFVLLTEITVKYNLFSVYIIPYAIIPIVIRTFFESRTAQTTHFITILICSLMVEFPFEFILLQSVTCLVAMYVLKDLTQRSELIKCALYILLAYVVTYFGYQLFQEGNLAKTNWAILLFFTINFIFVMFTYAFIYIVEKIFGYISNVTLVELSDINTPALTLLSERSPGTFQHSLQVSMLGTAAAVKVGANPQLVRTGALYHDLGKIENPGFFTENKIGDANPHDKLSFEQSARIITNHVPEGVKQAHHFGLPPSIIKFILTHHGKGKAKYFYNSQKNKYPNTPINEEAFSYSGINPDTKETAILMMADSVEAASRSLKEYTEESIRNLVNKIIDGQIADGLLQDAPLTFKNITTIKNVFVDKLITTYHSRISYPELKE from the coding sequence ATGAATAACAAAAGATTTAATATTCCGGCTTACATATACTTTATTGTAGCTACTATCATAATAATTGCAGCATTTCCAAGAGAAGGAAAGTTTCGATATAGCTTTACCGAAGGTAAGCCTTGGCAATACGGATTACTAACGGCTCCTTTCGATTTTCCTATTTATAAGTCGCCCGATCAATTAAAAGCTGAGCAAGACAGTGTACTTAAAAACTTTTCGCCCTATTTCACTTGGGATAAAAAGGTATACGACACAAACCTTAAAAGTTTTAAGGAGAACATTCTAACCCAAGAAAACATTAGTTATCGTAGATATATAGAGTCTGCTTTTCAGGAGATTTATTCACGAGGCATTATCTCAAATGCAGATATTGAGTTTCTAAAAGAAAATAATTATCATATCCTTCGTGTTAGAGAAGATGATAATAAAACTACCCCCTACTCTGTTGATGATATTTTCACTCTAAAGTCGGCTTACTCGTACATAACCGAGAATGTACCCGAACACTTAGATGTAAATATACTTCGCTCAATGAATCTCAACAACTATATCCAAGAGAATATAAAGTACAATGAGGAGCTTTCGGATATGGTTAAAGAAGATGATTTGCAAAAGATTTCGCCTTCTTCTGGAATGGTACAGAGTGAAGAAAAGATTGTAGACAGAGGTGAAATTATTAATACAACAACGTATAATATACTTAGGTCGTTACGACAAATTTACGACAAACAAGAAAACCCTATTCAAAAACAAGTCGGACTTATTGGAGGCATTTCAATATTAGTTATCGGTTTTATGGCTTGTTATCTTTTATACTTAATTTCGTTCAGAAAGAAGATTTACGAGAACAAGAAAGACGTTGTATTCTTACTATCTATGTTATTCTTATTTGTATTACTAACAGAAATAACCGTAAAATACAATTTGTTTAGTGTTTATATTATTCCGTATGCTATAATACCTATAGTTATACGCACATTCTTTGAGTCGCGTACAGCTCAAACAACTCACTTTATAACTATACTTATATGTTCTTTAATGGTAGAGTTCCCTTTCGAGTTTATTCTTTTGCAATCGGTTACCTGCTTAGTAGCAATGTATGTTCTTAAAGATTTAACTCAACGCTCGGAGCTTATAAAATGTGCTTTATATATTTTGTTGGCTTACGTTGTTACTTACTTTGGCTATCAGTTGTTTCAAGAAGGAAATCTGGCTAAAACCAATTGGGCAATACTGTTATTCTTTACTATAAACTTTATATTCGTAATGTTTACCTACGCCTTTATTTATATTGTAGAGAAAATATTTGGCTATATATCTAATGTTACTTTAGTAGAACTTTCAGACATAAACACCCCTGCACTTACTCTTTTATCCGAACGTTCGCCCGGAACTTTTCAGCATTCTTTACAAGTATCTATGTTAGGTACTGCTGCTGCTGTAAAAGTTGGTGCTAACCCTCAGTTGGTGCGCACAGGTGCTTTGTATCACGACTTAGGCAAAATAGAAAATCCAGGCTTTTTTACCGAAAACAAAATTGGAGATGCTAATCCCCACGATAAGCTTTCGTTCGAACAAAGTGCAAGAATTATAACTAATCACGTTCCCGAAGGAGTAAAACAAGCTCACCACTTTGGATTGCCACCTTCTATCATAAAGTTTATACTAACGCATCACGGTAAAGGCAAAGCTAAGTATTTCTACAACTCACAAAAAAACAAATATCCCAATACACCTATCAACGAAGAAGCCTTTTCTTATTCTGGCATAAATCCAGATACTAAAGAAACAGCAATCTTAATGATGGCAGATTCGGTAGAAGCAGCCTCGCGTAGCTTAAAAGAATACACAGAAGAATCGATACGTAATTTAGTTAATAAGATTATAGACGGACAAATAGCTGATGGTTTATTACAAGATGCTCCTCTTACATTCAAAAACATCACTACTATAAAGAATGTATTTGTAGATAAACTTATAACAACTTACCACTCTCGGATTAGTTATCCTGAGCTTAAAGAGTAA